One Chitinophaga parva DNA segment encodes these proteins:
- a CDS encoding ABC transporter substrate-binding protein produces the protein MRPLKIGFLTPYSGIYPFYSAHLCTGWMLGMGLDPARQQSVVFTAAFTQLGGPQVTADAARKLQFFDQVDVLSGLVSYKSVAHLIPVVDSGHKPAFFFDMGEYVPHFPQLHPDIFWASHQLWQSEYALGYWAQQRFGSGGHLVMPVYEAGYHLGNTFQQGIEAAGGKDLHVTILPYDQRTPTDMRLDLVFDTLKEQAPPYVHAVLCGQFGNRFLRAWVEYGMHKKFPLLINETMTYDDVLQDVQHIDMELYTAMMWNREDERKENKKFVKTFETVTKQPANIFGLMGYEAGLLWKELLTPARKGDWDYVKARIREAVIKGPRGDKNFYPLSGFALPQADIMKIRTSNNKIQKIIIDQGNGMHFNAPAFEAIHRDCISGWQNPFLCV, from the coding sequence ATGCGCCCCTTGAAAATCGGTTTCCTGACGCCTTATTCCGGGATCTATCCTTTTTACTCCGCCCACCTGTGCACAGGCTGGATGCTGGGTATGGGACTGGATCCTGCGCGTCAGCAAAGTGTTGTATTTACAGCAGCGTTCACGCAGTTGGGCGGCCCGCAGGTCACTGCAGATGCCGCCCGCAAACTGCAGTTCTTTGACCAGGTAGATGTGCTTTCGGGGCTGGTAAGCTATAAGTCGGTAGCCCACCTGATTCCTGTGGTGGACAGTGGTCACAAGCCTGCTTTTTTCTTTGATATGGGAGAATATGTTCCCCATTTCCCGCAGCTGCACCCGGATATTTTCTGGGCCTCCCACCAGCTCTGGCAATCAGAGTATGCGCTGGGCTATTGGGCCCAGCAGCGCTTTGGCAGCGGTGGCCACCTGGTAATGCCCGTGTACGAGGCAGGGTACCATCTGGGCAATACTTTCCAGCAGGGAATTGAAGCCGCCGGCGGCAAAGACCTGCATGTAACAATACTGCCTTATGACCAGCGCACACCCACTGACATGCGGCTGGACCTTGTGTTTGATACCTTGAAGGAACAGGCGCCCCCTTATGTGCACGCCGTACTTTGCGGGCAGTTTGGCAACCGTTTCCTCCGGGCGTGGGTGGAATATGGAATGCATAAAAAATTTCCCCTGCTTATCAATGAAACCATGACTTACGATGATGTACTGCAAGACGTGCAACACATTGACATGGAACTTTACACCGCAATGATGTGGAACCGGGAAGATGAGCGTAAGGAAAACAAAAAGTTTGTGAAAACCTTTGAAACAGTAACCAAACAGCCGGCCAATATTTTTGGATTGATGGGATACGAGGCCGGGTTGCTTTGGAAAGAACTGTTGACACCCGCCCGTAAAGGCGACTGGGATTATGTGAAGGCCCGGATACGGGAAGCCGTGATCAAAGGCCCCCGCGGGGATAAAAATTTTTATCCTTTGTCCGGTTTTGCACTGCCCCAGGCAGATATTATGAAGATCCGCACCTCGAACAATAAAATACAAAAAATCATTATCGACCAGGGTAATGGCATGCACTTCAATGCACCTGCATTTGAAGCGATCCACCGGGATTGTATTTCCGGCTGGCAAAACCCTTTTCTCTGTGTTTAA
- a CDS encoding DNA topoisomerase subunit B, protein MVLNLQAHIDAARQRPSQLLGSLNHNGVVNIIKFVMNDLPPADIPQLKATFEFFPENRVRVQFENIHLGRLSALLHPQADADTQQYNLALVSLAAYTKDLKILVNYPQATGAFLGGEGKLEISTSNTVELPANSSLLEFTIDPAIFGPLEVSYAFVNIFLKQFAYLYPGIHITSVEKRGALQQRIFYYPQGVSEQLHETFAALGQSVVSMDLHTEIDENHYQVSIAYPVRVPKNLPSIRTYANSETTFEGGSLQTGVMKGFRMAIKEIAGRQPGKLKAGRKRIEPYIQTIAAIRGPNLSYDNAFKTSLDMKEVKKKIRHYVFMQTLAWYEAHPEELVALVDWLKTKQ, encoded by the coding sequence ATGGTACTAAACCTACAGGCCCACATTGATGCGGCCAGACAAAGACCCAGCCAGCTGCTGGGCAGCCTCAATCACAATGGGGTCGTTAATATTATCAAGTTTGTAATGAACGACCTGCCCCCGGCAGACATTCCCCAACTGAAGGCCACGTTTGAATTTTTCCCGGAAAACCGCGTGCGCGTGCAGTTTGAAAATATTCACCTGGGCCGCCTCTCCGCCCTGCTGCATCCCCAGGCCGATGCGGATACCCAGCAGTACAACCTGGCCCTGGTATCCCTGGCGGCTTACACGAAAGACCTGAAGATCCTGGTAAACTATCCGCAAGCCACCGGCGCCTTTCTGGGCGGTGAAGGCAAGCTGGAGATCAGCACCAGCAATACCGTGGAGCTGCCGGCCAATAGCAGCCTGCTGGAGTTCACCATCGATCCTGCCATCTTTGGGCCACTGGAAGTGAGTTATGCTTTTGTAAACATTTTCCTGAAACAATTTGCCTATCTCTATCCCGGCATTCATATTACCAGCGTGGAAAAAAGAGGCGCGTTACAGCAACGCATTTTCTATTACCCCCAGGGCGTATCTGAGCAGCTGCACGAAACGTTTGCCGCATTGGGGCAAAGCGTGGTGTCCATGGACCTGCACACGGAAATAGATGAGAACCACTACCAGGTGAGCATTGCCTACCCCGTGCGGGTGCCCAAGAACCTCCCTTCCATCCGCACGTATGCCAACAGCGAGACCACCTTTGAAGGCGGTTCCCTGCAAACCGGTGTGATGAAAGGATTCCGCATGGCCATTAAGGAAATAGCAGGGCGCCAGCCGGGTAAGCTTAAAGCGGGCCGCAAGCGCATAGAACCTTACATACAGACCATTGCCGCCATCCGCGGGCCTAATCTTTCTTATGACAATGCGTTTAAAACCAGCCTGGATATGAAGGAAGTGAAGAAGAAGATCCGGCATTATGTATTCATGCAAACACTGGCCTGGTACGAGGCGCATCCCGAAGAACTGGTGGCGCTGGTGGATTGGTTAAAAACGAAACAATAG
- the cysC gene encoding adenylyl-sulfate kinase, which yields MHLLQFTGLSGAGKTTIARSIKTALEAQGQPVAIIDGDVYRKNLCADLGFSAAHRLENIRRLGAVAHGFVCRGSIAIVAAINPYESGRRHMVHAYGARTVWLDCPLEVLQLRDTKGLYRRAALPEGHQEKIYNLTGVNDPYERPAAADLILHTGHESVDASVSRLLDFIRQCPPTRCPEWLRSE from the coding sequence ATGCACCTGTTACAGTTCACCGGTCTTTCCGGTGCCGGCAAAACCACCATTGCGCGTTCCATCAAAACAGCCCTGGAAGCCCAGGGGCAGCCCGTAGCCATTATAGATGGGGATGTATACCGGAAAAATCTTTGTGCAGACCTTGGTTTCTCCGCGGCGCATCGGCTGGAAAATATACGCCGGCTGGGTGCAGTGGCGCATGGTTTTGTGTGCAGGGGCAGCATTGCCATTGTAGCTGCCATCAACCCCTATGAATCCGGCCGCCGGCATATGGTGCACGCTTATGGCGCCCGCACGGTATGGCTGGATTGCCCGCTGGAGGTATTACAGCTGCGCGATACGAAGGGGCTGTACCGCAGGGCTGCATTGCCCGAAGGGCACCAGGAAAAAATATATAATCTTACCGGTGTGAATGATCCCTATGAGCGCCCCGCCGCGGCAGACCTTATCCTGCATACCGGCCACGAATCCGTGGATGCTTCGGTGAGCCGCCTGTTGGATTTTATCCGCCAATGCCCGCCCACCCGCTGCCCGGAGTGGCTGAGGTCCGAATAG
- a CDS encoding Gfo/Idh/MocA family protein — MSQYQRRAFLRQMSMLAATFSILPAGMVRAASKLRIGVIGSGAWGLQYLSLAAQHPDVSVRALCEPDADRRRQALSLCALPPDIYTHWQQLIACPHIDAVLIATPWQWHGVMALAALKAGKHVLCGTVAATTPEGHGALLRASLESGRQYITLNETDFHADQLAVGAMVKEGLFGEIHEVRTGVHCAQLPGDVYALQGASSVLSMLGVNAENPFTRLSLRREKMECLVNRKDRRGVDQLVLARQELPVMEVLTAKQQTLVLQMPHPRKSVVAIGFQLKGSEGRWLEGPRVLQRTAALPQHHWEPGRPYLEQYRNDGNVAETVFGHAIAALQAGRGTAPMVYDAIALSRLQAVARRAARQGQDAVELQAWGIV, encoded by the coding sequence ATGAGTCAATACCAAAGGAGAGCATTCCTGCGCCAGATGTCTATGCTGGCAGCTACTTTCAGTATACTTCCCGCGGGGATGGTCCGGGCGGCGTCTAAACTTCGTATAGGCGTTATCGGTAGTGGCGCCTGGGGGCTGCAGTATCTGTCACTTGCGGCGCAGCACCCGGATGTATCGGTCCGTGCGTTGTGTGAGCCGGACGCAGACCGGCGCCGGCAGGCATTATCACTTTGCGCGTTGCCGCCTGATATTTATACGCACTGGCAGCAATTGATAGCATGTCCCCATATTGATGCGGTGCTGATTGCCACGCCCTGGCAATGGCATGGTGTGATGGCGCTGGCGGCCCTGAAAGCGGGCAAGCACGTGCTGTGCGGAACGGTGGCTGCTACCACCCCGGAGGGGCATGGTGCCTTGTTGCGGGCCAGTCTTGAAAGCGGCCGGCAATACATTACGCTTAATGAAACAGACTTCCATGCCGATCAACTGGCTGTAGGTGCCATGGTAAAAGAAGGACTGTTTGGAGAAATACACGAAGTGCGTACCGGTGTACACTGTGCGCAGTTACCCGGTGATGTGTATGCCTTGCAGGGGGCCAGCAGTGTGCTTTCCATGCTGGGGGTGAATGCGGAAAATCCCTTTACCCGCTTATCCCTGCGCCGCGAAAAAATGGAATGCCTGGTGAACAGGAAAGACCGGCGTGGAGTAGACCAGCTGGTGCTGGCCAGGCAGGAGTTGCCTGTGATGGAAGTGCTTACCGCCAAACAACAGACCCTGGTGCTTCAAATGCCGCACCCGCGGAAAAGCGTGGTGGCCATTGGGTTTCAACTGAAGGGGAGTGAAGGCCGCTGGTTGGAAGGGCCCCGGGTGTTACAACGTACCGCCGCATTGCCGCAACATCATTGGGAGCCGGGCAGGCCTTACCTGGAGCAATACCGGAATGACGGCAACGTTGCGGAAACTGTTTTCGGCCATGCTATTGCTGCCCTGCAAGCGGGAAGGGGCACGGCCCCTATGGTGTATGACGCCATCGCCTTGAGCCGCCTGCAGGCCGTGGCCCGCCGCGCTGCCAGGCAGGGACAGGATGCGGTGGAATTGCAGGCTTGGGGTATAGTTTAG
- a CDS encoding ABC transporter permease: MLKNYLKIAWRYLLKNKAHSFINIAGLSAGMTVAMLIGLWIRDEWDFDRVHTNYNSIAQVLQQRRINGRVETSEAVPIPLNTALHTEYKPYFSRIAMATMVWPHAIAAGEQVVDAPGHFIEPDGPDLFSLDMIAGRRDALKEPNAILIAASLAKALYGNQVALGQTLQLDNKNSFKVAGVYKDLPANSTFHKVTFMAPWAYFQAAEQGMDRSLHDWGDNFVLEFVQLAPGMDAACVSARIRDVKLKHVNREGAMYEPAMILQPMANWHLYSQFRDGRNAGGRIQYVWLFGIIGAFVLLLACINFMNLSTARSAKRAKEVGLRKTVGSLRGQLVVQFYSESVLMALLAFVIALLAVVLLLPSFNLLADKEIAMPWSRPWFWVSSAAFTIGTALLAGSYPALFLSSFQPLKVLKGNVYMGRQGALPRKVLVVVQFTVSVLLIIGTLIVFRQIRFAKNRPVGYDREGLVSVFTGTMDIHNHFEAVKADLLRSGMVTAVAQSSSPLTGVNNNSGDVHWEGMPAGFSGDFGIVRVTMDYPQTVGMRLLQGRSFSNAYATDSMAVLLNERAVQYMGLEHPLGAVLKLGRQELHVIGIVKDMVMESPYEPVKQTIFRVGKAEFDFLNLRINPHVNMHDALTQIEAVYKTYSPATPFTYRFVDVEYGRKFINEERVGNLAGIFAALAVFISCLGLFGMAAFMAEQRIREIGIRKVMGASVTGLWALLSREFVWLVGIALLIAIPAGYVGMNKWLSHFPYHTPTPWWIYAGTGFGALLLTLLTVSYQGIRAALANPVKNLRAA, encoded by the coding sequence ATGCTCAAAAACTACCTGAAAATAGCCTGGCGCTACCTGCTTAAAAACAAAGCACATTCCTTCATCAACATTGCCGGCCTTTCCGCCGGTATGACCGTGGCCATGCTCATTGGCCTGTGGATCCGGGATGAATGGGATTTTGACCGCGTGCATACAAATTACAACAGCATTGCCCAGGTGCTGCAGCAGCGCCGGATCAATGGGCGGGTGGAAACCAGCGAAGCAGTACCCATTCCGCTGAACACCGCGCTGCACACGGAGTACAAGCCTTACTTTTCCCGCATTGCCATGGCCACCATGGTATGGCCCCACGCGATTGCCGCGGGGGAGCAGGTGGTAGACGCACCCGGCCATTTTATTGAGCCGGATGGCCCGGACCTGTTTTCGCTGGACATGATTGCCGGCCGGCGCGATGCACTGAAGGAACCCAATGCCATCCTTATTGCCGCCAGCCTGGCAAAGGCCTTGTACGGCAACCAGGTAGCGCTGGGCCAAACCCTGCAACTGGATAACAAGAACAGCTTTAAAGTAGCCGGCGTATACAAAGACCTCCCGGCTAATTCCACTTTTCATAAGGTAACGTTCATGGCGCCCTGGGCTTACTTCCAGGCAGCGGAGCAGGGCATGGACCGTTCCCTGCACGACTGGGGCGATAACTTTGTACTGGAATTTGTGCAGCTGGCACCTGGTATGGATGCCGCCTGCGTGTCTGCCCGCATCCGGGATGTGAAGCTGAAACATGTAAACCGCGAGGGTGCGATGTACGAGCCGGCCATGATCCTGCAACCCATGGCTAACTGGCACCTTTACAGCCAGTTTCGCGATGGGCGCAATGCAGGCGGCCGGATCCAGTACGTATGGCTGTTTGGCATCATCGGTGCCTTTGTGTTGCTGTTGGCCTGTATCAATTTTATGAACCTGAGCACCGCCCGCAGCGCCAAGCGCGCCAAAGAAGTAGGGCTGCGCAAAACAGTGGGCTCCCTGCGGGGGCAGCTGGTAGTGCAGTTTTACAGTGAATCCGTGCTGATGGCACTGCTGGCGTTTGTTATTGCGCTGCTGGCAGTGGTATTACTGCTGCCATCTTTTAACCTGCTGGCGGATAAGGAAATTGCAATGCCCTGGAGCCGGCCATGGTTCTGGGTTTCCAGCGCTGCATTTACTATCGGTACAGCGTTGCTTGCCGGCAGTTATCCTGCATTGTTCCTGTCTTCCTTCCAGCCGTTAAAAGTATTGAAGGGCAATGTATACATGGGACGGCAAGGCGCATTGCCCAGGAAAGTATTGGTGGTGGTACAATTTACCGTATCCGTGTTGCTGATCATTGGCACCCTCATCGTTTTCCGGCAGATCCGGTTCGCCAAAAACAGGCCGGTAGGATACGACCGGGAAGGGTTGGTAAGTGTGTTCACTGGTACGATGGATATCCATAATCATTTTGAAGCAGTGAAAGCAGACCTGCTGCGTTCCGGTATGGTAACAGCGGTGGCGCAGTCGTCCAGCCCCCTTACCGGCGTGAATAACAACAGTGGGGATGTACACTGGGAAGGCATGCCTGCCGGCTTCTCCGGCGATTTTGGTATTGTACGCGTTACCATGGATTACCCGCAAACGGTGGGCATGCGCCTGTTGCAGGGGAGAAGTTTTTCCAATGCCTATGCCACAGACTCGATGGCGGTGCTGCTCAATGAAAGGGCGGTGCAATATATGGGACTGGAACATCCCCTGGGCGCCGTATTAAAACTGGGCCGGCAGGAACTGCACGTGATCGGTATTGTAAAGGATATGGTCATGGAGTCGCCATACGAGCCGGTAAAGCAAACCATTTTCCGGGTAGGCAAGGCAGAATTTGATTTCCTGAACCTGCGCATTAACCCCCATGTAAATATGCACGACGCATTGACGCAGATCGAGGCTGTGTATAAAACCTATTCACCCGCTACGCCCTTTACCTACCGGTTTGTGGATGTAGAATACGGGCGCAAGTTTATCAATGAAGAAAGGGTGGGCAACCTGGCGGGTATTTTTGCAGCACTGGCTGTCTTCATCAGTTGCCTGGGCCTCTTTGGCATGGCCGCTTTCATGGCGGAGCAGCGCATCCGGGAAATAGGTATCCGCAAAGTAATGGGCGCTTCGGTGACCGGCCTCTGGGCCCTGCTCAGCCGGGAGTTTGTATGGCTGGTAGGCATTGCGCTGCTCATTGCTATTCCCGCGGGTTACGTGGGGATGAATAAATGGTTGTCGCACTTTCCGTATCATACCCCCACGCCGTGGTGGATCTATGCCGGCACCGGCTTTGGTGCGTTGCTGCTTACCTTGCTCACGGTGAGTTACCAGGGCATCCGCGCGGCACTGGCCAATCCTGTTAAAAACCTGCGCGCAGCGTAA
- a CDS encoding aspartyl/asparaginyl beta-hydroxylase domain-containing protein, which translates to MESRFIQLPCSFDPVRLQADLARCVALQWPLHYNQWDYAGSWTCIALRSATGAANDVYAHPGASTWANTPLLGQCDYFREVLSFFQCPLETVRLLALAPGSSIHTHRDQHTGYAHGFLRLHVPVITHPEVHFVVDGVVLPMQAGECWYANFDLPHSVKNNSPVSRVHLVIDALRNEWTDQLLAQAGFPVAAVTAERPYTAGEKAQIIANLLAMNTEASRALAMQLQQSTDPLN; encoded by the coding sequence ATGGAAAGCCGCTTTATCCAGCTCCCCTGCTCCTTTGATCCTGTACGCCTGCAAGCCGACCTGGCCCGCTGCGTAGCCTTGCAATGGCCCCTGCACTATAACCAGTGGGACTATGCCGGCAGCTGGACCTGCATTGCCCTGCGCTCTGCCACCGGGGCGGCAAATGATGTATATGCCCACCCGGGGGCCAGCACCTGGGCCAATACCCCCCTGCTGGGCCAGTGTGATTACTTCAGGGAAGTGCTTTCCTTTTTTCAATGCCCCCTGGAAACAGTGCGCCTGCTGGCACTGGCCCCCGGCAGCAGCATCCACACCCACCGTGATCAACACACGGGTTATGCACACGGCTTTCTTCGTTTACACGTACCCGTTATTACCCATCCGGAGGTGCATTTTGTAGTGGATGGGGTAGTACTGCCTATGCAGGCCGGAGAATGCTGGTATGCCAACTTTGACCTGCCACACTCCGTGAAGAATAACAGCCCGGTAAGCAGGGTGCACCTGGTCATTGATGCGCTGCGCAATGAATGGACAGACCAGTTGCTGGCGCAGGCAGGCTTCCCGGTGGCCGCCGTCACCGCGGAGCGGCCATATACCGCGGGTGAAAAAGCACAGATCATTGCCAACCTGCTGGCCATGAACACCGAAGCCTCCCGTGCGCTGGCCATGCAGCTGCAACAATCTACAGACCCGCTCAATTAA
- a CDS encoding sulfotransferase family protein codes for MQAFIPGSYHEDGTFTWLNRKGIAFTHPFLDETIAACKHRALPTRTGTSAELLLWAAVADAVPPTALIFHVSRCGSTLLSQLLALDEKHIVLSEAPVLDQLLPHTPELVPAALRMLAQRQHGQETALFVKTDSWHLCYYESLRQLFPGVPFILLYREPLAVLHSQQRQRGRHAVPGLVPVLAPLWDVNNTEAVLDTYFANVLHRYYGLALEMAATDAHLLLLNYNEGPMAWLEKISAFTQTALTPTWRDAAYIRSSYHGKYPGQPFSEPAVTAPPPAFLQAAVQSYHQLEAIRTSATPGSGWAGIGG; via the coding sequence ATGCAAGCTTTCATTCCCGGCAGTTACCATGAAGACGGCACTTTCACCTGGCTAAACCGCAAAGGCATTGCCTTTACGCATCCCTTCCTTGATGAAACCATTGCAGCCTGCAAGCACCGGGCATTGCCCACCAGGACAGGCACCAGCGCCGAACTGCTGTTGTGGGCAGCTGTGGCAGATGCCGTGCCGCCTACCGCGTTGATCTTCCATGTATCCCGCTGTGGCTCCACCTTGTTATCGCAATTACTGGCGCTGGATGAAAAACATATCGTACTGTCAGAAGCCCCGGTGCTGGACCAGCTCTTGCCGCATACACCGGAACTGGTACCCGCCGCACTGCGCATGCTTGCCCAGCGGCAACATGGGCAGGAAACCGCCCTTTTTGTAAAGACTGACAGTTGGCATCTTTGCTATTATGAAAGCCTGCGCCAGCTATTCCCCGGGGTGCCCTTCATATTACTATACCGGGAACCCCTGGCCGTGCTGCATTCACAACAACGCCAGCGCGGCAGGCACGCGGTGCCGGGCCTTGTTCCTGTACTGGCCCCGCTGTGGGATGTAAACAATACGGAAGCGGTGCTGGATACCTACTTCGCGAATGTGCTGCACCGGTATTACGGGCTGGCGCTGGAGATGGCCGCTACCGATGCACACCTGTTGCTATTGAATTATAACGAAGGCCCCATGGCATGGCTGGAAAAAATAAGCGCATTTACACAAACAGCGCTTACCCCTACATGGCGGGATGCTGCGTACATCCGTAGCAGTTACCACGGGAAATATCCTGGCCAACCGTTTTCCGAACCAGCTGTAACTGCTCCTCCACCTGCATTCTTGCAGGCTGCCGTGCAAAGTTACCATCAACTGGAAGCTATTCGGACCTCAGCCACTCCGGGCAGCGGGTGGGCGGGCATTGGCGGATAA
- a CDS encoding Gfo/Idh/MocA family protein encodes MRKKSLAGCLLLAVLLFLQSATMAQNRLKVVVAGLNHDHIHNILHAFREGRVTIIGIAEPSKALQQKFAKAYQLPDSLFYSDLPSALAAHPHPDAVLGYNEVGRHVDVVRICAPRGIPVMVEKPLAATLAQASEIQALAGKYHVKVLTNYETTWYASFHALYQDLQADSIGPLKKLVVHDGHQGPKEIGCSDAFLSWLTDPVLNGAGALNDFGCYGADLMTWFMQGKKPLAVTAVTRHYKPAVYPKVDDDATILVEYPTCTGQLEGSWNWPFGIKDMELFGTTGYLHAFDGTHIYKRQRENKVSTYDAPALPAPINDPMEYLAAVLQGKISGDNDLSSLQYNMVVMQILDAAKRSAASGKRIVL; translated from the coding sequence ATGCGCAAAAAATCTTTGGCGGGCTGCCTGCTCCTGGCAGTACTGCTGTTCCTGCAATCTGCCACCATGGCTCAAAACCGCTTGAAGGTGGTAGTGGCAGGACTTAACCACGACCACATCCACAACATCCTGCATGCTTTCCGGGAAGGGCGTGTCACCATCATTGGCATCGCAGAGCCCAGTAAAGCCCTGCAACAAAAATTTGCCAAGGCCTACCAGTTGCCGGATTCCCTCTTTTATAGTGACCTGCCATCCGCCCTGGCAGCGCATCCCCACCCCGATGCAGTGCTGGGCTACAATGAAGTAGGCCGGCACGTGGACGTGGTGCGCATCTGCGCCCCGCGCGGCATCCCGGTGATGGTGGAAAAACCGCTGGCCGCCACACTGGCCCAGGCCAGCGAGATCCAGGCGCTGGCAGGAAAGTACCATGTAAAGGTGCTCACTAATTATGAGACCACGTGGTATGCATCGTTCCATGCACTGTACCAGGACCTGCAGGCAGACAGCATTGGCCCCCTCAAAAAGCTGGTCGTGCACGACGGGCACCAGGGCCCCAAAGAAATAGGCTGCAGTGATGCATTTCTCAGCTGGCTCACAGACCCGGTGCTCAACGGGGCCGGCGCCCTCAATGATTTTGGTTGCTATGGTGCAGACCTGATGACCTGGTTCATGCAAGGCAAAAAGCCACTGGCCGTAACTGCGGTAACCCGCCATTACAAACCCGCAGTTTATCCCAAAGTGGATGACGATGCAACCATCCTCGTGGAATATCCCACTTGCACAGGCCAGCTGGAAGGCTCATGGAACTGGCCCTTCGGCATCAAGGACATGGAGTTATTCGGCACCACAGGTTACCTGCATGCATTTGACGGTACGCATATTTACAAGCGCCAGCGGGAAAATAAAGTGAGCACTTATGATGCTCCCGCGCTGCCCGCGCCCATCAATGATCCCATGGAATACCTGGCCGCCGTGCTGCAGGGGAAAATTTCCGGCGACAATGACCTCTCGTCCCTGCAATACAACATGGTGGTCATGCAGATCCTGGATGCAGCCAAACGGTCTGCTGCGAGCGGGAAGAGAATTGTGCTGTAG
- a CDS encoding GNAT family N-acetyltransferase, which yields MEIRTLEHTPLPAIVACFIKAFDGYFVKVSEDVNYYAARWKAAMVDFDSSYGMFDGEQLVGFVLHAVDTRFGMRTAFNDGTGVLPAYRGRRMVQAIYEKAVPELKAKGIAQLSLEVIQENAVALKAYEKVGFRIVKEYACFKGILLARADAAMQLEATTFDHMEWDKLPAPAMQAWEHQPESLRGGAFKYYYVWREGKRIGFFVVQPENGYLARLDAFTEIEADWNALLLGVSQLCNLVKHNNVDVRQAAKTRFLEKHGLTRYINQFEMGMKI from the coding sequence ATGGAAATACGCACCCTGGAGCATACACCACTGCCCGCTATTGTAGCTTGTTTCATCAAAGCGTTTGATGGTTATTTTGTAAAAGTATCCGAAGATGTAAATTATTACGCAGCCCGCTGGAAAGCCGCCATGGTGGACTTTGACAGCTCTTATGGCATGTTTGACGGGGAGCAGCTGGTAGGGTTTGTGCTGCATGCGGTGGATACGCGTTTTGGCATGCGAACGGCATTTAACGATGGCACGGGGGTGCTGCCGGCTTACCGCGGCCGCCGCATGGTGCAGGCCATTTATGAAAAAGCTGTCCCGGAGCTGAAAGCAAAAGGTATTGCCCAGCTTTCCCTCGAAGTGATCCAGGAAAATGCGGTGGCGCTGAAAGCGTATGAAAAGGTCGGTTTCCGTATTGTGAAGGAATACGCCTGTTTCAAAGGTATCCTGCTGGCCCGCGCGGATGCAGCCATGCAGCTGGAGGCCACTACGTTTGATCACATGGAATGGGATAAGCTTCCTGCCCCGGCCATGCAGGCCTGGGAGCACCAGCCGGAAAGCCTGCGGGGCGGCGCGTTCAAATACTACTACGTGTGGCGGGAAGGGAAACGTATTGGCTTTTTCGTGGTGCAGCCGGAAAATGGTTACCTGGCGCGGCTGGATGCTTTCACGGAAATTGAAGCGGACTGGAATGCCTTACTGCTGGGTGTTTCACAGCTGTGCAACCTGGTGAAGCACAACAACGTGGACGTAAGGCAGGCGGCCAAGACCCGCTTCCTGGAAAAGCACGGCCTTACCCGTTACATCAACCAGTTTGAAATGGGAATGAAGATCTGA
- a CDS encoding phage tail protein, whose translation MIMIFAGNFAPRGWALCWGQIMSIAQNTALFSLLGTTYGGDGQVTFGLPDLRGRMPIGQGQGPGLPLVNLGEVAGTPTTTLLTTNMPMHNHTGVIAAGGQAIMPATAQAGTSAVPGNTLAAAKLPTIGSGPTAQAIKGYGTSDGTTTLAPGTISGNVTIGIAGGSQPFSIMNPYLGINYCVALEGIFPSRN comes from the coding sequence ATGATTATGATTTTTGCCGGCAATTTTGCGCCACGTGGCTGGGCGCTTTGCTGGGGGCAGATAATGTCCATCGCCCAGAATACAGCGCTGTTTTCCCTGCTGGGTACCACTTATGGGGGTGACGGGCAAGTAACGTTTGGATTGCCGGACCTGAGGGGCCGCATGCCCATAGGCCAGGGGCAGGGACCAGGTTTACCGCTCGTCAATTTAGGAGAAGTAGCCGGAACGCCCACCACTACCTTGCTTACCACTAACATGCCCATGCATAATCATACCGGTGTGATCGCGGCCGGTGGCCAGGCCATCATGCCTGCCACTGCACAAGCGGGTACCAGCGCGGTGCCGGGCAATACCCTGGCAGCTGCCAAGCTGCCCACCATTGGCAGCGGGCCTACCGCCCAGGCCATCAAAGGTTATGGCACTTCAGACGGTACCACTACGTTGGCTCCCGGTACTATCAGTGGTAATGTGACCATTGGCATCGCCGGTGGCAGCCAGCCTTTTAGCATTATGAACCCTTATCTGGGCATCAACTATTGCGTTGCATTGGAAGGTATTTTCCCCAGTCGCAATTAA